The Oscillospiraceae bacterium genome contains a region encoding:
- a CDS encoding LytR family transcriptional regulator, translating into MGELCPQFNKESEEPFLEHSHKKWSAAKIALVVVLVLVLAGCAYVWHLYSQVAPALNEGDAGKLDQQKDPDIEENGERFYNLLLLGIDYDADDEGRDYAEGKGMTDVILYVQINRDSGQVNAFQIPRDTYAGEDLGGGLATHTGKINELYANGPDQKNRINNLANKISELFKLPVDEYVTIDMQAFKTMLNNMGGIEMYVPWDITDKGTGELLVPQGTHRVSGDTAEVILRNRNYTTADYKRLETQQYFYAALVKSLLNDYTLADYYSTCKVIAHYINTSLDITEIWGLYATMLKVKPENIYIVRAPGGAANIEGHSQVYYVDRESCARILNEHFRSETGQVPAEKLGLATGYEYLYGMNVDEGKTMGGVLGDAEGAASAPEMGAGASQPAA; encoded by the coding sequence TTGGGGGAGCTTTGCCCCCAGTTTAACAAAGAAAGCGAGGAGCCTTTTTTGGAACACTCCCATAAAAAATGGTCCGCCGCAAAGATTGCGCTGGTGGTGGTACTGGTGCTGGTGCTGGCGGGCTGCGCTTACGTGTGGCATTTGTACAGCCAGGTGGCCCCCGCCCTGAACGAGGGCGACGCGGGCAAGCTGGACCAGCAGAAGGACCCGGACATCGAGGAAAACGGCGAGCGGTTTTACAATCTTTTGCTGCTGGGGATCGACTACGACGCGGACGACGAGGGCCGCGACTACGCCGAGGGTAAGGGCATGACCGACGTGATCCTGTATGTGCAGATCAACCGGGATTCCGGCCAGGTGAACGCGTTCCAGATCCCCCGCGATACCTATGCGGGCGAGGACCTGGGCGGCGGGCTTGCGACCCACACCGGCAAGATCAACGAGCTGTACGCCAACGGCCCGGACCAGAAGAACCGCATCAACAACCTGGCCAACAAGATCTCGGAGCTGTTTAAGCTGCCGGTGGACGAGTATGTGACCATTGACATGCAGGCGTTCAAGACCATGCTGAACAACATGGGCGGCATTGAGATGTATGTGCCCTGGGATATCACCGACAAGGGAACCGGCGAGCTGCTGGTGCCCCAGGGCACCCACAGGGTGAGCGGCGACACGGCCGAGGTGATCCTGCGCAACCGCAATTACACCACAGCGGATTACAAGCGGCTGGAGACCCAGCAGTATTTTTACGCCGCCTTGGTAAAAAGCCTGCTGAACGACTACACCCTGGCCGACTATTACAGCACCTGCAAGGTGATCGCCCACTACATCAACACCAGCCTGGATATCACCGAGATCTGGGGGCTGTACGCCACCATGCTGAAGGTGAAGCCCGAGAACATTTACATTGTGCGGGCGCCCGGCGGGGCCGCCAACATTGAGGGGCACAGCCAGGTGTACTATGTGGACCGGGAGAGCTGCGCGCGCATTTTGAACGAGCACTTCCGCAGCGAGACCGGGCAGGTGCCTGCCGAAAAGCTGGGGCTTGCCACCGGCTACGAGTACCTGTACGGCATGAACGTGGACGAGGGAAAGACCATGGGCGGCGTTCTGGGCGACGCGGAGGGCGCGGCCAGCGCCCCGGAAATGGGAGCCGGCGCAAGCCAGCCCGCGGCATAA
- a CDS encoding histidine kinase: MVILVLVLAAAVLALAFQLARWRAELLRLARQLTDLPENSNQELHCSVRAKPFLALCSALEDHLWAARQSAADARRAQRELQYAIAAVSHDIRTPLTGAAGYLQLAQACPDPEKRGEYLGVVRGRLHDLEGLLDELFLYTRLAGGELPLSCVPTEVYPALCDALAGFFETFQEKGVQPVIAFPQEGLRVQAAPEALRRVLRNLVSNALQHGCGDLSVTQAGCSLAFANRVPDPAALRPEHLFDRFYRSDNARQGAGAGLGLAIVRQLMERMGGSAGACLQGDRLCITLEFLPA, from the coding sequence ATGGTCATTCTGGTCCTTGTGCTGGCGGCGGCCGTTCTGGCGCTGGCCTTCCAGCTGGCGCGCTGGCGCGCCGAGCTTCTTCGCCTTGCCCGCCAGCTCACCGACCTGCCGGAAAACAGCAACCAGGAGCTTCACTGCTCGGTGCGCGCAAAGCCCTTCCTCGCCCTGTGCAGCGCCCTGGAGGATCACCTCTGGGCCGCCCGCCAAAGCGCGGCCGACGCCCGGCGCGCCCAGCGCGAGCTGCAATACGCCATCGCCGCCGTTTCGCACGACATCCGCACCCCCCTCACGGGTGCGGCGGGTTACCTGCAATTGGCCCAAGCCTGCCCCGACCCTGAAAAGCGGGGGGAGTACCTGGGTGTGGTGCGCGGCCGCCTGCACGACCTGGAAGGCCTTTTGGACGAATTGTTCCTTTACACCCGTCTCGCCGGCGGCGAGCTCCCCCTCTCCTGCGTTCCCACCGAGGTATACCCCGCCCTGTGCGACGCCCTGGCCGGCTTTTTTGAAACCTTCCAGGAAAAAGGTGTTCAGCCGGTCATCGCCTTCCCCCAGGAGGGGCTGCGGGTCCAGGCCGCGCCCGAGGCGCTGCGGCGGGTGCTGCGCAATCTGGTTTCCAACGCCCTGCAGCACGGCTGCGGCGATCTGTCCGTCACCCAGGCCGGCTGCAGCCTGGCCTTCGCAAACCGTGTGCCGGACCCCGCCGCCCTGCGGCCCGAACATCTGTTCGACCGCTTTTACCGCTCCGACAACGCCCGCCAGGGCGCCGGGGCCGGGCTGGGCCTGGCGATTGTGCGGCAGCTGATGGAAAGGATGGGCGGGTCCGCCGGCGCCTGCCTGCAGGGGGACCGGCTGTGTATCACGCTGGAATTTCTGCCCGCGTAA